The proteins below come from a single Melospiza melodia melodia isolate bMelMel2 chromosome 12, bMelMel2.pri, whole genome shotgun sequence genomic window:
- the PRKCI gene encoding protein kinase C iota type isoform X1 — protein MPTQRDGGAGSTMSAPGGLGGSLGGDSAHQVRVKAYYKGDIMITYFEPSISFEGLCSEVRDMCSFDNEQLFTMKWIDEEGDPCTVSSQLELEEAFRLYELNKDSELLIHVFPCVPERPGMPCPGEDKSIYRRGARRWRKLYCANGHTFQAKRFNRRAHCAICTDRIWGLGRQGYKCINCKLLVHKKCHKLVNIECGRHTLQPEPIMPMDPSSVHSDSVETVIPYNPSSHESLDHVGEEKEAMSIRESGKASSSLGLQDFDLLRVIGRGSYAKVLLVRLKKTERIYAMKVVKKELVNDDEDIDWVQTEKHVFEQASNHPFLVGLHSCFQTESRLFFVIEYVNGGDLMFHMQRQRKLPEEHARFYSAEISLALNYLHERGIIYRDLKLDNVLLDSEGHIKLTDYGMCKEGLRPGDTTSTFCGTPNYIAPEILRGEDYGFSVDWWALGVLMFEMMAGRSPFDIVGSSDNPDQNTEDYLFQVILEKQIRIPRSLSVKAAGVLKSFLNKDPKERLGCHPQTGFADIQGHPFFRNVDWDLMEQKQVVPPFKPNISGEFGLDNFDSQFTNEPVQLTPDDDDIVKKIDQSEFEGFEYINPLLMSAEECV, from the exons GGACATCATGATAACCTATTTTGAGCCTTCCATCTCCTTCGAGGGCCTGTGCAGTGAAGTTCGGGACATGTGCTCCTTTGACAACGAGCAGCTTTTCACCATGAAGTGGATTGATGAGGAGG GAGATCCATGCACTGTTTCCTCTCAGCTGGAGTTAGAAGAGGCCTTTAGGTTGTATGAACTAAACAAGGATTCAGAGCTTCTGATCCATG TGTTTCCTTGTGTCCCAGAGAGGCCTGGCATGCCTTGTCCAGGAGAAGATA AGTCCATTTATCGCCGAGGCGCCCGCCGGTGGCGAAAGCTCTATTGTGCAAATGGTCACACTTTCCAAGCCAAACGATTTAACAGG AGAGCTCACTGTGCCATCTGCACTGACCGGATATGGGGCCTGGGGCGCCAGGGCTACAAGTGCATCAACTGCAAACTCCTCGTGCACAAGAAGTGTCACAAACTTGTCAACATTGAATGTGGCCGTCACACACTACAGCCA GAGCCAATAATGCCTATGGATCCATCATCAGTGCATTCAGATAGTGTAGAAACAG TGATACCATACAATCCTTCGAGTCATGAGAGCCTGGACCATGTTGGTGAAGAAAAAGAG GCAATGAGCATTAGGGAAAGTGGCAAAGCTTCCTCCAGTCTGGGCCTGCAGGATTTTGATTTGCTGCGGGTCATTGGAAGGGGCAGCTACGCCAAAGTGCTGCTGGTGCGGCTGAAGAAAACCGAGCGCATTTACGCCATGAAGGTGGTGAAGAAAGAGCTCGTCAACGATGATGAG GATATTGATTGGGTTCAGACAGAGAAACACGTCTTTGAACAGGCCTCAAATCATCCCTTTCTGGTCGGACTGCACTCTTGCTTCCAGACAGAAAGCAG GTTATTCTTTGTTATAGAGTATGTCAATGGAGGAGATCTGATGTTCCATATGCAGAGGCAGAGGAAGCTGCCAGAGGAACATGCCAG GTTTTATTCTGCTGAAATCAGTCTAGCACTGAACTATTTACATGAGCGAGGGATAATCTACAGGGATTTAAAACTGGATAATGTGCTCCTAGATTCTGAAGGGCATATTAAACTTACAGATTATGGCATGTGCAAG GAGGGTCTGAGGCCTGGTGACACAACCAGCACGTTCTGTGGGACTCCAAACTATATTGCACCTGAAATTCTCCGGGGAGAGGATTACG GCTTCAGCGTGGACTGGTGGGCCCTTGGTGTGCTGATGTTTGAGATGATGGCGGGCCGGTCGCCGTTCGACATCGTCGGGAGTTCTGACAACCCTGACCAGAACACAGAGGATTATCTCTTCCAAG taattttggaaaaacagatccGAATTCCACGATCCCTCTCTGTGAAAGCAGCGGGTGTTCTAAAGAGTTTCCTTAACAAG GATCCAAAGGAACGCTTGGGCTGCCATCCTCAGACAGGGTTTGCAGACATCCAGGGCCATCCCTTCTTCCGCAACGTGGACTGGGATCTG ATGGAGCAAAAGCAAGTGGTGCCTCCATTTAAACCAAATATATCTGGAGAATTTGGTCTGGATAACTTTGATTCCCAATTCACCAATGAACCTGTGCAGCTCACTCCAGATGATGA TGATATTGTGAAGAAGATTGACCAGTCTGAATTTGAAGGCTTTGAATACATAAATCCTCTTTTGATGTCAGCTGAGGAATGTGTCTGA
- the PRKCI gene encoding protein kinase C iota type isoform X2, whose protein sequence is MCFLVSQRGLACLVQEKIRAHCAICTDRIWGLGRQGYKCINCKLLVHKKCHKLVNIECGRHTLQPEPIMPMDPSSVHSDSVETVIPYNPSSHESLDHVGEEKEAMSIRESGKASSSLGLQDFDLLRVIGRGSYAKVLLVRLKKTERIYAMKVVKKELVNDDEDIDWVQTEKHVFEQASNHPFLVGLHSCFQTESRLFFVIEYVNGGDLMFHMQRQRKLPEEHARFYSAEISLALNYLHERGIIYRDLKLDNVLLDSEGHIKLTDYGMCKEGLRPGDTTSTFCGTPNYIAPEILRGEDYGFSVDWWALGVLMFEMMAGRSPFDIVGSSDNPDQNTEDYLFQVILEKQIRIPRSLSVKAAGVLKSFLNKDPKERLGCHPQTGFADIQGHPFFRNVDWDLMEQKQVVPPFKPNISGEFGLDNFDSQFTNEPVQLTPDDDDIVKKIDQSEFEGFEYINPLLMSAEECV, encoded by the exons ATG TGTTTCCTTGTGTCCCAGAGAGGCCTGGCATGCCTTGTCCAGGAGAAGATA AGAGCTCACTGTGCCATCTGCACTGACCGGATATGGGGCCTGGGGCGCCAGGGCTACAAGTGCATCAACTGCAAACTCCTCGTGCACAAGAAGTGTCACAAACTTGTCAACATTGAATGTGGCCGTCACACACTACAGCCA GAGCCAATAATGCCTATGGATCCATCATCAGTGCATTCAGATAGTGTAGAAACAG TGATACCATACAATCCTTCGAGTCATGAGAGCCTGGACCATGTTGGTGAAGAAAAAGAG GCAATGAGCATTAGGGAAAGTGGCAAAGCTTCCTCCAGTCTGGGCCTGCAGGATTTTGATTTGCTGCGGGTCATTGGAAGGGGCAGCTACGCCAAAGTGCTGCTGGTGCGGCTGAAGAAAACCGAGCGCATTTACGCCATGAAGGTGGTGAAGAAAGAGCTCGTCAACGATGATGAG GATATTGATTGGGTTCAGACAGAGAAACACGTCTTTGAACAGGCCTCAAATCATCCCTTTCTGGTCGGACTGCACTCTTGCTTCCAGACAGAAAGCAG GTTATTCTTTGTTATAGAGTATGTCAATGGAGGAGATCTGATGTTCCATATGCAGAGGCAGAGGAAGCTGCCAGAGGAACATGCCAG GTTTTATTCTGCTGAAATCAGTCTAGCACTGAACTATTTACATGAGCGAGGGATAATCTACAGGGATTTAAAACTGGATAATGTGCTCCTAGATTCTGAAGGGCATATTAAACTTACAGATTATGGCATGTGCAAG GAGGGTCTGAGGCCTGGTGACACAACCAGCACGTTCTGTGGGACTCCAAACTATATTGCACCTGAAATTCTCCGGGGAGAGGATTACG GCTTCAGCGTGGACTGGTGGGCCCTTGGTGTGCTGATGTTTGAGATGATGGCGGGCCGGTCGCCGTTCGACATCGTCGGGAGTTCTGACAACCCTGACCAGAACACAGAGGATTATCTCTTCCAAG taattttggaaaaacagatccGAATTCCACGATCCCTCTCTGTGAAAGCAGCGGGTGTTCTAAAGAGTTTCCTTAACAAG GATCCAAAGGAACGCTTGGGCTGCCATCCTCAGACAGGGTTTGCAGACATCCAGGGCCATCCCTTCTTCCGCAACGTGGACTGGGATCTG ATGGAGCAAAAGCAAGTGGTGCCTCCATTTAAACCAAATATATCTGGAGAATTTGGTCTGGATAACTTTGATTCCCAATTCACCAATGAACCTGTGCAGCTCACTCCAGATGATGA TGATATTGTGAAGAAGATTGACCAGTCTGAATTTGAAGGCTTTGAATACATAAATCCTCTTTTGATGTCAGCTGAGGAATGTGTCTGA